In Nocardioides dokdonensis FR1436, the following are encoded in one genomic region:
- the rplE gene encoding 50S ribosomal protein L5, with amino-acid sequence MTETQTTDAPVISAKVPPRLKTRYREEILPALRTEFEIANVMQVPGLTKIVVNMGVGEAARDSKLIDGAVKDLVAITGQKPTVTKARKSIAQFKLREGMPIGAHVTLRGDRMWEFLDRLLSLALPRIRDFRGLNPGQFDGRGNYTFGLTEQVMFHEIDQDKIDRSRGMDITVVTTATTDDQGRALLKQLGFPFKEN; translated from the coding sequence ATGACCGAGACCCAGACCACCGACGCTCCGGTGATCTCCGCGAAGGTTCCCCCTCGCCTCAAGACGCGCTACCGCGAGGAGATCCTCCCCGCGCTGCGCACCGAGTTCGAGATCGCCAACGTCATGCAGGTGCCCGGGCTGACCAAGATCGTGGTCAACATGGGCGTCGGCGAGGCCGCGCGCGACTCGAAGCTGATCGACGGTGCCGTCAAGGACCTCGTCGCGATCACCGGCCAGAAGCCGACCGTGACCAAGGCCCGCAAGTCCATCGCGCAGTTCAAGCTGCGCGAGGGCATGCCGATCGGCGCCCACGTGACGCTGCGCGGTGACCGCATGTGGGAGTTCCTCGACCGCCTGCTGTCCCTCGCGCTCCCGCGCATCCGCGACTTCCGGGGTCTCAACCCCGGCCAGTTCGACGGTCGTGGCAACTACACGTTCGGTCTGACCGAGCAGGTCATGTTCCACGAGATCGACCAGGACAAGATCGACCGCTCGCGCGGCATGGACATCACCGTGGTCACCACGGCCACGACCGACGACCAGGGCCGCGCGCTGCTCAAGCAGCTCGGCTTCCCGTTCAAGGAGAACTGA
- the rpsQ gene encoding 30S ribosomal protein S17 — protein sequence MSEQTVDNGTQRNDRKVREGLVVSDKMDKTVVVSVEERGKHALYGKVLRKTSKLKAHDENNECGTGDRVRIMETRPLSATKRWRVVQILERAK from the coding sequence ATGAGCGAGCAGACAGTCGACAACGGCACCCAGCGCAACGACCGCAAGGTCCGCGAGGGTCTCGTCGTCAGCGACAAGATGGACAAGACCGTGGTCGTGTCCGTCGAGGAGCGCGGCAAGCACGCGCTCTACGGCAAGGTCCTCCGCAAGACCAGCAAGCTCAAGGCCCACGACGAGAACAACGAGTGCGGCACTGGCGACCGGGTCCGGATCATGGAGACCCGTCCGCTGTCGGCGACCAAGCGCTGGCGCGTCGTGCAGATCCTCGAGCGCGCCAAGTGA
- the rplX gene encoding 50S ribosomal protein L24, translating to MAKSVNIKKGDTVKVIAGKDKGVEGKVIQVLREEQRVIVEGVNRIKRHTKVVNQGGAGSTGGIITAEASIHVSNVMLVEDDGVTRIGFRRDEVTKRRPDGSTYQAERSVRISRKTGKEI from the coding sequence ATGGCGAAGAGTGTGAACATCAAGAAGGGCGACACCGTCAAGGTGATCGCCGGCAAGGACAAGGGCGTCGAGGGCAAGGTCATCCAGGTGCTCCGTGAGGAGCAGCGGGTGATCGTCGAGGGTGTGAACCGCATCAAGCGGCACACCAAGGTCGTGAACCAGGGTGGCGCCGGCAGCACCGGCGGCATCATCACGGCTGAGGCCTCGATCCACGTCTCCAACGTGATGCTCGTCGAGGACGACGGGGTGACCCGGATCGGCTTCCGCCGTGACGAGGTCACCAAGCGTCGCCCGGACGGCTCGACCTACCAGGCCGAGCGCAGCGTCCGCATCTCGCGCAAGACCGGCAAGGAGATCTGA
- a CDS encoding type Z 30S ribosomal protein S14, whose protein sequence is MAKTALRVKAARKPKFAVRGYTRCQRCGRPKAVYRKFGLCRICLREMAHRGELPGVTKSSW, encoded by the coding sequence ATGGCGAAGACCGCCCTGAGGGTCAAGGCCGCTCGCAAGCCGAAGTTCGCGGTGCGCGGCTACACCCGCTGCCAGCGCTGCGGCCGCCCGAAGGCCGTGTACCGCAAGTTCGGCCTCTGCCGTATCTGCCTGCGGGAGATGGCGCACCGCGGCGAGCTGCCCGGCGTGACCAAGTCCAGCTGGTGA
- the rplN gene encoding 50S ribosomal protein L14 — translation MIQQESRLKVADNTGAKEILCIRVLGGSGRRYAGIGDTIVATVKDAIPGGNVKKGDVVKAVIVRTVKERRRADGSYIRFDENAAVILKTDGEPRGTRIFGPVGRELREKKFMKIISLAPEVL, via the coding sequence ATGATTCAGCAGGAGTCGCGACTCAAGGTCGCCGACAACACCGGTGCGAAGGAAATCCTTTGCATCCGTGTTCTCGGTGGCTCGGGTCGGCGCTACGCCGGTATCGGCGACACCATCGTCGCCACTGTCAAGGACGCGATCCCCGGCGGCAACGTGAAGAAGGGTGACGTCGTCAAGGCCGTCATCGTGCGCACCGTCAAGGAGCGCCGCCGGGCCGACGGGTCCTACATCCGCTTCGACGAGAACGCGGCAGTGATCCTCAAGACCGATGGCGAGCCGCGCGGTACGCGCATCTTCGGCCCCGTCGGTCGTGAGCTTCGTGAGAAGAAGTTCATGAAGATCATCTCGCTCGCCCCGGAGGTGCTCTGA
- the rpmC gene encoding 50S ribosomal protein L29: MANGVKAHELDEMNDVDLEARLREAKEELFNLRFQAATGQLESHGRLRTVKKDIARIYTVVRERELGIRTAPGSDENEDGAA; encoded by the coding sequence ATGGCCAACGGTGTCAAGGCCCACGAGCTCGACGAGATGAACGACGTCGACCTCGAGGCGCGTCTGCGCGAGGCCAAGGAGGAGCTTTTCAACCTCCGGTTCCAGGCGGCCACCGGCCAGCTGGAGAGCCACGGCCGTCTGCGCACGGTCAAGAAGGACATCGCCCGGATCTACACCGTGGTGCGTGAGCGTGAGCTCGGTATCCGGACCGCTCCGGGCAGCGACGAGAACGAGGACGGTGCCGCATGA
- the rplP gene encoding 50S ribosomal protein L16, which yields MLMPRRVKHRKQHHPKRTGMAKGGTTLAFGDFGIQAIEGHYVTNRQIESARIAMTRHIKRGGKVWINIYPDRPLTKKPAETRMGSGKGSPEWWVANVKPGRVMFELSGVTEDVAREAMRRAMHKLPMKCRFISREAGEF from the coding sequence ATGTTGATGCCCCGTCGCGTCAAGCACCGCAAGCAGCACCACCCGAAGCGGACCGGGATGGCCAAGGGCGGCACCACGCTCGCCTTCGGCGACTTCGGTATCCAGGCCATCGAGGGTCACTACGTCACGAACCGGCAGATCGAGTCTGCTCGTATCGCGATGACCCGGCACATCAAGCGAGGCGGCAAGGTGTGGATCAACATCTACCCCGACCGCCCGCTGACCAAGAAGCCTGCCGAGACCCGCATGGGTTCCGGTAAGGGCTCCCCCGAGTGGTGGGTGGCGAACGTCAAGCCCGGCCGCGTCATGTTCGAACTTTCCGGAGTCACTGAGGACGTTGCTCGCGAGGCCATGCGCCGTGCGATGCACAAGCTCCCCATGAAGTGCCGGTTCATCTCGCGAGAGGCGGGTGAATTCTGA